Within the Pelagovum pacificum genome, the region CGCATGGCGGTCGGCATCGGGTTCGGCGTCAGGATCTTCACCTGCGGGCCGGTCCGCGCGGTTTCGGCCTGCCAGCTGCGGGCGATCGCGATCTGTGCGGCCTTGGTGGCGCCGTAGGTGGCATAGAACGCCTCGCCGCCACGCGGATCGTCGAAGAACACGGCGCGGCCGTCGGTGCCGAGCAGCGGCGCGACATAACTGACGAGGCGCTGGGTCGCGGCGATATTGACGTCGACCGAGCTGGCGAAGTCCTTCGGCCCGATGTTCGGCGCTGGCGCCAGCGGCGCGGCGTGGATCGCGGCGTGTACGAAGAGCGACAGCCGGCCCCAGCGGTCGTGGATCGACCGGCAGAGCTGCTGCATCGCGGCGTCCGTCGTGATGTCCATCGGCGCGAGCGTCGCCTCACCGCCTGCGGCGCGGACGAGGTCGTCGAGCTCTTCCAGTGCGCCGGTCGTGCGGGCGCAGGCCACGATATGATGCGTGGGGGCGAGCGCCACGGCGAGCGCGTGGCCGAGCCCGCGCGAGGCTCCGGTGATAAGGGCTACCTTGGTCATCGCCGCGTCTTGGCGCGGTGGCGGCACGGGGTCAAGAGGCGGTGGCGTTGTGCCGTTCGGCAAGCTCTTTCAGGCCGGCGTCGATGTCGCCGGTCGCCCCGATCCAGTCGACGAAGCGCGGAAAGTCCTGCTCCATCGTCTCGAGCTTCATGGCCATCACGTGCGTCTTGTCCTTGAGGAACGCGCGGATGTTGGCGGTGACGGTATCGACGTAATCGAGGGCGACGTCCGTCCGGGCCGGCGGTTCGGCCCGCCAGCCGGAGCCGAGCAGGATGCCGTTCCGGTAGGCCTGCAGGATGCCGGGATTCTTACGTGCGGCGAAGCTCGCCGCCACCTCTTCCCGAATGCGGGTCAGGTGCACGTAGGCCGCGTCGTCGCCCCATTCCTCGTCAAGTCGGCCGAGGAGCCACGACAGGCGATTGTCGATCTCGATGTGATCGACGTCATAATCCAGACGCGCATCACCGAGGAGATGCGTCCGGCTTGCGCTTGCGGACGTGTGGCTCGTCAGGTGGCCACAGGCGCGGGCCAGCGTGGTGGAGCCGCAGCGGCCGGTGCTGAGAACGAAGATATTGCGTGGAAAGCTCATGTTGTCCCGTGTGCCGCGCAAGCGTGGCGAGTTTGGGTCAGCCGCGCGGCATCGTCAGGATTCTCTGCCCGCGTTGCCCCTGGAGCACGACCTGCACCTGGT harbors:
- a CDS encoding SDR family NAD(P)-dependent oxidoreductase, translating into MTKVALITGASRGLGHALAVALAPTHHIVACARTTGALEELDDLVRAAGGEATLAPMDITTDAAMQQLCRSIHDRWGRLSLFVHAAIHAAPLAPAPNIGPKDFASSVDVNIAATQRLVSYVAPLLGTDGRAVFFDDPRGGEAFYATYGATKAAQIAIARSWQAETARTGPQVKILTPNPMPTAMRARFHPGEDRSPLASPTDEAARLLPEILG